In the Helianthus annuus cultivar XRQ/B chromosome 11, HanXRQr2.0-SUNRISE, whole genome shotgun sequence genome, one interval contains:
- the LOC110874913 gene encoding 3-beta-hydroxylase-like: MLLSFELLMSPLISFPLLLLLLIPFKWLLSSAVKAPKNLPPSPPKLPIIGNLHQLGSIPHLSLRTLAEKYGPVMMLHLGSVQMLVVTSAKAAQEILKTHDLVFSNRPKLEIPDQLNYGSKDIGFAPYGEYWRQIKSISIIHLLSKKQVQSFRQVRERETARLIDLIGQSGGSVVNVTNMLVKLTNNVICEVALGRTYNDGFKFKDMLVKFQTLLGAVSVGTYIPWLSWVDSLRGLNRQTKKLAKELNDFYDAIIEEHVVKRKMGGAGDNQEPDLVDILLDVQKDSATTGFTFGRDTIKAIISDVFSGGTDTTSSSIEWALSELIKNPPAMKRLQQELTDVAKGRSMITEDDIDNMPYLKAVLKETLRLHTPLPLLVPHESMDDVSVFGYDLKKGTQVMVNCWAIARDPSIWEDADMFKPERFLNSCVDFKGFHYELLPFGSGRRGCPGIQFAVSINELVLANLVYKYEFALPNGVRGEELDMAELVGLVVRKKDPLMLVPTARF, from the exons atgttaCTCTCCTTTGAACTCCTGATGTCCCCTCTCATCTCATTTCCCCTTCTGTTGCTTCTCTTGATTCCGTTCAAATGGCTACTTTCTTCGGCTGTTAAAGCCCCAAAAAacctaccaccatcaccaccaaagcTTCCGATCATCGGAAACCTTCACCAACTAGGCTCCATTCCCCATCTCTCTTTGCGAACCTTAGCCGAAAAATACGGACCAGTTATGATGCTTCACCTAGGGAGTGTACAAATGCTGGTAGTCACATCAGCTAAAGCCGCTCAAGAAATCTTGAAAACCCATGATTTAGTTTTCTCAAATCGGCCCAAATTAGAAATCCCAGACCAACTTAACTATGGCTCTAAGGACATAGGATTTGCCCCCTATGGGGAGTATTGGAGGCAGATCAAGAGCATTTCCATCATCCACCTTCTAAGTAAAAAACAAGTCCAATCATTTCGGCAAGTACGAGAACGAGAAACAGCTCGTCTCATCGACTTGATTGGACAAAGTGGTGGCTCGGTAGTAAATGTGACCAATATGCTTGTTAAGCTTACTAACAATGTGATTTGTGAGGTGGCCTTAGGAAGGACTTATAATGATGGTTTTAAGTTCAAAGACATGCTTGTCAAGTTTCAGACCCTCCTTGGTGCTGTAAGTGTAGGGACGTATATCCCATGGCTATCATGGGTGGATTCGTTGCGTGGTTTAAACAGGCAAACCAAGAAACTTGCTAAAGAGCTTAATGATTTTTATGATGCCATTATTGAAGAGCATGTTGTTAAGAGGAAAATGGGGGGTGCTGGAGATAATCAAGAGCCTGATCTTGTTGATATCTTACTCGATGTTCAAAAAGACAGTGCAACCACTGGTTTTACATTTGGGAGAGATACCATTAAAGCCATCATATCT GATGTGTTTTCTGGTGGAACCGATACAACATCTTCAAGCATCGAATGGGCACTGAGCGAGTTAATAAAAAACCCACCCGCCATGAAAAGGTTGCAGCAAGAGTTGACAGATGTAGCCAAAGGAAGATCTATGATCACTGAAGATGATATAGACAACATGCCTTACTTGAAAGCTGTCCTAAAAGAGACTTTGCGATTGCACACCCCACTACCATTACTCGTTCCACATGAATCAATGGATGATGTGAGCGTATTCGGGTATGATCTCAAAAAAGGTACCCAAGTGATGGTAAACTGTTGGGCAATCGCACGAGATCCTTCGATATGGGAAGATGCTGACATGTTTAAACCAGAGAGGTTCTTGAACAGTTGTGTTGATTTTAAAGGGTTTCATTATGAACTGTTACCATTTGGTTCTGGACGAAGAGGGTGTCCTGGCATTCAGTTTGCTGTTTCGATTAACGAACTTGTGTTGGCCAACTTAGTGTACAAGTATGAATTTGCATTGCCGAATGGCGTGAGAGGTGAAGAACTCGACATGGCTGAGTTGGTTGGACTAGTTGTCCGTAAAAAAGATCCTTTAATGCTTGTTCCAACTGCTCGTTTTTAG